One window from the genome of Salvia splendens isolate huo1 chromosome 9, SspV2, whole genome shotgun sequence encodes:
- the LOC121748816 gene encoding proline-rich protein 4-like, which translates to MGVHSLCQSFLFLSLILFGAVNLCSADDKTFEVVGTTECADCNQFNFKTSQAFSGLRVTIDCKLENGDVKRFGSGEVDEQGKFKVSLAQKLNDKCYAQLHSAAALPCPAHNDIEASKIVLKSKTNGKMTFAPAKTLQFSATLCSSKTFLPYWKHPPHPWVKPLPKPTLPPYTHPWFHKPTPSPVPVYTPTPKPPVVEPLPPPVPVYTPTPKPPVYKPKPKPPVYTPMPKPPVYKPKPKPPVYKPKPKPPVYKPKPEPPVPVYKPPVKKPCPPVVVKPLPPPVPITKKPCPPLPKIPPKYFHHPKFGHYPPLPPSIPHHP; encoded by the exons ATGGGGGTTCATTCCCTATGTCAGAGCTTCTTGTTCTTGTCTTTAATATTATTTGGTGCAGTGAATTTGTGCAGTGCAGATGACAAGACTTTTGAGGTTGTCGGAACCACTGAGTGTGCTGATTGTAACCAGTTTAACTTCAAGACTTCTCAGGCATTTTCAG GACTTCGCGTGACCATCGACTGCAAGCTCGAAAATGGCGACGTCAAGCGGTTCGGATCAGGGGAGGTTGACGAGCAAGGCAAGTTCAAGGTCTCGCTCGCCCAAAAGCTCAACGACAAATGCTACGCGCAGCTCCACAGCGCGGCCGCCCTCCCATGCCCCGCTCACAACGACATCGAGGCCTCCAAGATCGTCCTCAAGTCAAAAACCAACGGCAAGATGACATTCGCCCCGGCTAAAACCCTCCAATTCTCAGCCACATTGTGCTCCTCCAAGACCTTCTTGCCCTACTGGAAGCACCCTCCCCACCCATGGGTCAAACCTCTCCCCAAGCCCACCCTACCCCCTTACACCCACCCCTGGTTCCACAAGCCCACCCCATCACCCGTCCCCGTCTACACTCCCACACCAAAACCACCCGTTGTCGAGCCTCTCCCGCCACCCGTCCCCGTCTACACACCTACACCAAAACCACCCGTATACAAACCTAAACCTAAACCACCGGTTTACACGCCTATGCCCAAACCACCAGTCTACAAGCCCAAGCCCAAACCACCCGTTTACAAGCCTAAGCCCAAACCACCGGTCTACAAGCCTAAGCCAGAACCACCAGTGCCCGTGTACAAGCCCCCGGTGAAGAAGCCGTGCCCACCAGTGGTGGTGAAGCCACTCCCGCCACCAGTGCCCATCACGAAGAAGCCATGCCCGCCACTCCCGAAGATCCCGCCAAAGTACTTCCACCACCCGAAATTCGGGCACTACCCGCCGCTGCCTCCAAGCATCCCTCACCACCCTTGA